The uncultured Subdoligranulum sp. genomic sequence AAAATTCAATGTGCCGATCTACGCAGCCCGCCTGACCATCGGCCTGATCAAGAACAAGCTGGAAGAGCATGGTCTGGCCTCCAGTGCGATTTTCCATGAAATTCGCCCGCGCCAGAAGGTCAAGCTGGGGTGCTTCACGGTGGAGCCCATCCATGTGAACCACTCCATTCCGGACGCATTGGCCTTTGCCATTGAGTGCCCGGCGGGCATTGTGATTCATACCGGCGACTTCAAGGTGGATTACACGCCTCTTTCCGGGGATGCGGTGACCGACCTGTCCACCATTGCGGAGTATGGCCGCCGTGGCGTGCTGGCCCTGCTGGCCGACTCCACCAACGCGGAACGTCCCGGCTTCACGGCCACAGAGCAGACGGTGGCGGAAGGTGTCCGCCGACTGTTTGCCCGCGCCCGCAACCGCAGAATCATCGTGGCAACCTTTGCCTCCAATATTTACCGTGTCCAGCAGATCATCGATCTGGCCATTGAATCGGGACGTAAGGTCGCCGTGAGCGGCCGCAGCATGGTGTCCAATACCGAGATGGCGCGGGAACTGGGGTACCTGCATGCGCCGGACAACGTGCTTATCGATATTGACGAGGTCAACAAGTATCCGCCGGAGAAGGTGGTGCTGATCACGACCGGCAGCCAGGGCGAACCGCTGTCCGCACTGTCCCGGATGGCGCAGGCCAGCCATCGCCAGGTAAAGGTTGGCCCCAATGATTTCATCATCATTTCGGCCCGCCCGATCCCCGGAAACGAAAAGACGGTGACCAAGGTGGTCAACGGTCTTCTGAGCCTGGGCGCAGAAGTGATCTACGAGAACATGTATGATACCCATGTTTCGGGTCATGCCTGCCAGGAAGAGCAGAAACTGATGCTCACACTGGCGCATCCCCAGTTCTTCCTGCCGGTGCACGGCGAGTTCAAGCAGCTCAAACGTCATGCCGAAACGGCGGAGCATCTGGGGTATGTGCCGAAACAGAACATCTATATTGCGGAGAACGGACAGAATATCCGGATCTCGGCGGACGGCATGACGGTGGAGAACACCGTCACGGCCGGTGCTGTGATGGTGGATGGATACGGTGTGGGCGATGTGGGCAACGTCGTTCTGCGGGACCGCCATCATCTGTCGGAGGATGGTATCATCGTTGTGACGGCAGCTGTGGACGGTTCCAACGGCCAGGTCCTTTCGGGCCCGGACATCGTCAGCCGCGGCTTTGTCTATGTGCGGGAAAGCGAAGAACTGATGGATGGTCTGCGCACCCAGGTGGAAATGGCTTTGGACCGCAGCCTGAGCGATAACATGCATGACTGGGCCAGCGTGAAAGCCCGGGTGCGTGAGGCGCTGTCCAGCTATATCTATCGCCGCACCAAACGCAGCCCGATGATTCTGCCCATCCTGCTGGAAGTTTGAAAATCCGCCCGTCGGGCGGAAATGTGGGGTTTTCACCATGAAACACAAAGATGGCCTGGATGTGGCAGCAATTTTGTTGCTGCTGCTGGTGGCGCTGGTGGTTATGGTTGTGCCAGTGGCCCTTGTTTCGCCGCGGTGGCTTCTCGTGCCGCTGGTGCTGGTGGCTCTGGCATTTGGTGTACTGTGGTATAAACGGCGCAAATTGCGTGCCTATGTGGCCGAACAGCTATGCAGTACGGATTTTGAAAACAGCCGCATCCAGTACAGCCTGACCGGACTGCCGATCCCCACCATGCTCGTTGCGGATGGACGGATTCTGTGGTATAATGCCTTCTTCCGGGAAAAAGTCCTGAACGGCAGCGACGTGGTAACACGTCCTGTGGACCGGGTATTCCCGGATCTGGATCTGGCGGTCTGTTCGCGTCCCCATGGTCAGGATCTGGCTGTGGGGGAGCGGCGCTACACTGCGTATGCAGGGGCAGCCAAGGGAAGCCGCGGCGCCAGTATTGTGTATCTGGTGGACGATACGTTCTACAAGCAGACCCTGGAGGAATATACCGAGAGCCGCCCGGCCTGTCTGATTATTGTCATCGACAGTTACGATGAACTGTTTGACGATATGAAGGACAGTGAACAGGCAAAAGAACTGGAAGCCATCAACAGCCTGCTGGAAACCTATATCGGACGGAGCACCGGCTTCCTGCGCAGAGTGTCCAACAGCCGATATATTGCGGTGGTGGAAGAACGCGATGTCCGATGGATGATCCAGGAGCGGTTTGATATCCTGGATAAGGTACGCGCTTTGCATCCGGGCGGACTTACCACCTTGTCCATCGGCGTGGGACACGGCGGAAAAACTTTGCAGGAATGCCACCAGATGGCACGGGAAAGTATCGACATTGCGCTGGGACGCGGCGGCGATCAGGCGGCTGTCAAAACCGTAGATGGATTTGAGTTCTACGGCGGTATTTCCCACGGCGTGGAAAAGCGCAGTCATGTGCGCAGCCGGATCATCTCCCGCGCGCTGTGTGATCTCATCAAGAGAAGCGACAGCGTCATCATCATGGGCCACCGCATGAGTGATCTGGATGCGGTGGGCTCGGCGATCGGCGTACTGCGGATCTGCAAGATGTGCGGGGTGCCGGCTGTGATCGCCATCAACAGCGATGCCACGCTGGCGGGGCCGCTGCTGAAGGCTTTTCTGGATGCCGGATGCGGCAAGGATTTTATTCCGCCGGATCAGACGCTGGAGGTCCTTACCCCCAACACATTGCTGATCGTGGTGGATACCTACCAGGTCCGACTGCTGGAAAGCCAGAAAATTTACGAAAAGTGCAAGCGCATTGTGGTCATCGATCATCATCGCATGGCGGTGGGACACATCGACAAGCCGCTTTTGCTGTACCATGAACCCTATGCGTCCAGTACCAGCGAACTGGTTTGCGAGCTGCTGCAGTTCATGCCGAAGGAAGGCAACATCACGCCGCTGGAGGCCCAGGCATTGTTGGCAGGTATCATGCTGGATACCCGCAGTTTTGCCCTGCACGTGGGCGTGAGGACTTTTGAAGCCGCTGCGTGGCTGCGAAGCCGCGGCGCCCAGACAGCCGAGACCAAACTGTTGTTCAACACATCCAAAGAGGAGTATGAGGCGCGCGCCCACATCGTGGAGAGCGCTTACATATACAAGGGGTGTGCGATCGCACTGTCGGGCGAACTGGATGCCGGCATGAACGTGGTGCTGCCGATGGCTGCCAATGATCTGCTGACCATCAATGGTGTGGATGCCAGTTTTGTGGCGGTGGCCAAAAACGGCGGGGTGAACATTTCTGCCCGCAGTATGGGCGCCCTGAATGTCCAGGTCATCCTGGAACCGCTGGGCGGCGGAGGTCATCTGATGATGGCAGGCGCGCAGCTGCAGAATTGTACACTGGATGAAGCGGAACATAAGATCCGCGAACAGATTGACCTGTATCGTGCCTCGCAGGCAGTAAATGCCGCGGCGGCACCTATGCATTGATAGAATCGGAGGGTAATGATATGAAAATCATTCTGAAACAGGATGTGAAAACCATCGGCAAGAAGGACGAAATCCATGAGGTTTCGGACGGATACGCCCGCAATTTCCTTTTCCCGCGTGGTCTGGCAGCGCCCGCTGATGCGGCAGCCCTGAACCAGGCCCGGACCAAGAGCGAGGCGAAAGCACACCATGAGGCGGAAGCCCGGGCCGCTGCCCAGGCTCTGGCAGAGAAGATCCAGGGCCAGACGGTGGCGACCAAGATCAAAGGCGGTGCGTCCGGCAAACTGTATGGCAAAGTTACCGGCAAGGAAGTAGCCGAGCTGCTGACCAAACTCACGGGCACGGAAATTGACAAGAAAAAGGTGGAACTTCCCTCGGCCATCAAGGAATTCGGCAGCTATGATGCGACGGTCCGGCTGTATGCCGGTGTGACGGCCACCTTCAAAGTGAAAGTGGAAGAACTGTAAAGCAAAACTGCTTTTCAGCAAACCTGTAAAGGAAAGGAGGATGTTTGCTGTGCCGCGCAATGAAGAGTTGAGTCTTTCCAGTCTGGGCATTCAGATGCCCTACAATATGCAGGCGGAGCAAAGCATTCTCGGTGCGGCGCTGATGGATGAGACGATTCTCAACCGCCTCATCACCGATATGGAACCGGAGATGTTCTATTCGGATCAGAACCGTGCAGTCTACGAAACCATGCGTACGCTGTACACCGAGAGCGAAGCGGTGGACATCATTACGCTGGTCAACGCGCTGGCGGGAGCCGGTACGTTCGCCAGTGCCGACGACGCCAAGGTGTACATCACCCATATTGCCGAGACGGTTCCGGCCATTTCCAATGTCGATTCCTACTTCAAGATCGTCAAGGAAAAGTACCAGGCGCGTCGTCTGATCGAGGCGGCCCGCAGCATTCTCAGCGAAACGGCGAGCGGCGAGGATGCCGACTTGCTGCTGGAATCGGCAGAACAAAAAATCTACGATATCCGCAGCGGACGGGACAAATCGGGTGTCAAGACCATCCGGGAATCCATCCTGGAAGTCATTGATACGATGCAGAAGCTCAGCGGTGCGGACCGGGACAAGTTTGCCGGTATTCCCACCGGGTTCAATTACCTGGATACCGTGCTGACCGGTCTGGGACGTTCCGACCTGATCATTTTGGCAGCCCGTCCCGGTATGGGCAAGACCAGTTTTGCGTTGAATATTGCCACCAATGTGGCCCGCCAGCAGAAGGTGCCCACGATCATCTTCAGTCTGGAAATGACCTGTGAGCAGCTGACCGACCGTATTCTTTCCAGTACGGCCAACATTGACAGCCAGGCGTTTCGGACCGGTCGGCTGAACAATTCGGACTGGAACGATTTCGCACAGGCCACGTCGCTGCTTTACAATGCCCCCATCTATATGGATGACACCTCCGGCATTTCGGTCCCGGAGATCAAGGCAAAGATCCGCACGATCAACCAGGACCCCAAAAAAGACAAGATCGGGCTTGTGATCATCGATTACCTGCAGCTGATGCAGAGTGCCAAGCGGACGGAAAGCCGCGTACAGGAAATCAGTGATATCACGCGAAACCTCAAAATCATGGCAAAAGAGCTGAATGTGCCTGTCATTGCCCTGTCGCAGCTTTCCCGTGCGGCGGAAAAAACGGCCGGGCGGTCGGATCACCGGCCGCAGCTGTCCGACCTGCGTGACTCCGGCTCTATCGAACAGGATGCAGACATCGTCCTGTTCCTGTACCGTGCCGCGTACTACAATTCGCAGAACGGTGAAGAAAACCAGGCCAACGAGAACGAAGCCGAGTGCATTGTGGCCAAAAACCGTCACGGTGAGACCAGCGTGGTCCGCCTTGGCTGGGATGGCGCCCATACACGGTTCAGCAATTTGGATGTGACCCATGAGTTCTGAGGACGAAAAGGTAATTCAACATGTGGAAGAAACTTTGCTGGCATATTGCCGCCAGCAGGGTTTGTTCAAGTCTGGCGACAGAGTCATTGCGGCCTGCTCCGGGGGAGCAGACTCTATGGCTTTGTTGCTTTTTTTACTGCGCCGGCGCCGGGATCTGGAAATTGAGGTGTTGGCCACGCATGTCAATCACGGCATCCGCGGCGTGAACGCCATTGCAGATGCCAATTTCGTGACGGCATTCTGCCGTCAGAACGGTGTGGAACTGTTTCTGTATGATGCGGTCAAGGAAGGGGTTCAGATCCCGCAGCAGCCCAGCGAGGAATGGGCGAGAGGTCTGCGTTACGGCTGGTTCGATCAGCTGGCTGTACAGGAGGAAGCCTTCATTGCCACCGCCCATACCATGTCGGATCAGGTGGAGACTGTATTGTTCCGCATGGCCCGCGGAACGGGAGTGCATGGTATGGCGGGCATTCCACCGCGCCGCGGCTATTATGTCCGTCCCTGCCTCTGCCTGACGCGCGGTGAAACCGAAGCATACTGCGCTGCACTTGGGCAAAACTATGTGCAGGATGAGACCAATGCGGAAGATACCTACGCCCGGAACCGGATCCGGCATCATGCCATTCCTGCTTTGCAGTACGCCAATCCGGCAGCAGAGGTGGCAATTGCACGCCTTTGCCGCCAGATGCGGGATCTGGACCGGTGGCTAACCGGCGAAGCGGCCGCGCTGCTGCAGGCAGCCTCGATGGAAAAAGGATACGACGTGTCGGTGCTGCGCCGCGCGGAAGGGCCCGTTCTGGATGCTGCACTGCGTTCCCTGATCAGTCCGGTACGGGATGCGGAGGAAAAGTATATCACGCTGCTCCGTTTTCTCCTGCAAAGAGGGGAAGGGGCTCTTCAGCTTACTCCGGAAGTGACCTATAAAGTAAAAAACGGGATTCTGTTCCGGTTGACACCGGGAGGAATCCGCCCGCTTCCGGCACCGCCGCAGCCTTTCAGTGAAGGGCAATTTTTCCTGCCGGGTGGTTATTTTGTAGAATTTCGCCGTGTAAAGTATGAAGAATTTCTAAAAAATCAACCAATTTTCAAAAAAGACTTAAACTGTTGCGCAGATTGTGCTAAAATACAGAAGAATCTACAATTGCGCACGCGCCTGCCGGGAGATTTTTTCCGCCCGGCTGGTCGTCATGTACGCAAAACATTAAAAAAATACTATAACGAACTCGGGATTCCGCAGGATGAGCGTCCGTTGTTGCCGCTCCTGGCAGACGGCAGCGAAGTGCTTTGGTTGTGGGGCAGCGGTTTTGCCGAAGGCGTTGCGCCCGATCCCTATACCAATGAGGTGTGGATGGTTCGTACGGAGAAAGCCGAGGAGGATGAGTAATATGCAAAGCATGGATCAGGATATTGATCATATTTTAGTATCGGAAGAGCAGCTTCAGAACAAAGTGGCCGAGTTGGGAGCGCAGATCAGCCGGGATTACGAAGGACGGGATCTGCTGATGGTTTCCATTTTAAAAGGCTCTGTTGTCTTTATGGCAGACCTGATGCGTGCCGTCAAGATCCCCTGCGGCATTGATTTCATGGTGGTATCCAGCTACGGTGGCGCCAACACCATGTCCACCGGCCTGGTGAAGATCGTCAAAGACCTGGACGCCGATCTGACCGGCAAGGATGTCCTGATCGTTGAGGATATCTTGGATACGGGCATCACGCTGTCCCATCTGCTGCCGGTGCTTCGGATGCGCAATCCGCGCAGTGTGCGCCTTTGTACCATTTTGAGCAAGCCCAGCCGCCGCAAGGCAGAAATCGAGCCGGATTATCTCGGCTTTGAAGTCCCCGATGAATTTGTGGTGGGCTACGGGCTGGATTATGATGAAAAATACCGTAACCTGCCCTATGTGGGCGTTTTGAAACCCGAAGTGTACAGCAAATAATGCCGGTTCGGGCGGCAAAATCACCCGGCGCAGCGGCGCTGGATAGGAGTTGATTTTTTGCAGCATAAACCTCGTTTCAGCGGCATCCTGGTGGTTGCCGTGCTCATGGTGTTGATTTTGTTCTTCGTCAGCTTGTCGCCGTTGCTGTCGGCTTCGGCTGCGAACCATATCAACTACTCAGAAATCTATTATTATTTTGAAAACCAGCAGGTTACCTCCTACCGTCTGGACATGGGAACCAATAAGCTGGAAATGTGGCTGAAGGAAGGCAAGATTGCCCTGCCGGATACCACGGTGCAGAGCGAAGATCAGCAGACCGGCGGCCTGCTCAACAATTTGGGCAACTCGGAGGATGAGGTGCTGCCGGCCAATGGTGGTACGGTGTATGTGGTTTATAAGCTGCCCTATGGCGTGGACTTCAACACCGGAAAAATTTCTGATTTTATCGATGCATATAATGAAGCAAATCCGGATGCACCGATGATTTTTGATTATGTGGCGGCAAAAACCAGTATTCCATGGCTGGAAATCATCTTCTATGTGGTGATGCTGGGCAGCCTCGGTATGCTGTTCATGTCGATGTACCGCGGCGGCGCTGGCGGCGGCATTATGAATGTGGGCCGCGCCAAGGTGAAAGACCAGCAGGAAAATCAGCGCAAGGCCACCTTCGCAGATGTGGCCGGCGCAGATGAGGAGAAAGCAGAGCTGCAGGAAGTGGTGGAATTCCTCAAAGCGCCCAGCAAGTTTAATTCCCTGGGCGCCCGGATTCCCCACGGCGTCTTGCTGGTGGGCCCTCCGGGTACCGGTAAAACCTTGCTGGCCCGTGCCTGTGCCGGTGAAGCGGGCGTACCGTTTTATGCGATTTCCGGCTCCGACTTTGTGGAGATGTATGTCGGTGTCGGTGCTTCCCGTGTGCGTGATCTGTTCGAAAAGGCCAAAAAGACCATGCCTTCCATTGTATTCATCGATGAGATCGATGCGGTCGGCCGCCAGCGCGGCGCCGGTCTGGGCGGCGGTCATGATGAGCGCGAGCAGACGCTGAACCAGCTGCTTGTGGAGATGGACGGCTTTGATGCCAATGACGGTGTGATCGTCATGGCGGCCACCAACCGGGCAGATATTCTGGATAAGGCTCTGCTTCGCCCCGGTCGTTTTGACCGGCAGGTCTATGTGGGGTTGCCCGATGTGAAAGGCCGTGAGGAAATCCTCAAGGTCCATACCAAAAACAAACCCTTGGGACCGGATGTGAGCCTGAAAACCATTGCCCGGTCGACGGCCGGCTTCTCCGGTGCCGACCTTGAAAACCTTGTGAACGAGGCGGCGCTGCTTGCAGCCCGCCGTGGCAAGAAAGCCATCACCGAGCCGGAGATCGAAGAAGCTTCCGTCAAGGTCATGATGGGCCCTGAGAAGAAGAGCCATGTTGTAACCGACGATGAGCGCCGCCTGGTGGCATACCACGAGACAGGCCATGCCATTACCGGGTATTTTGGCAAGCATCACGACCCGGTTCATCAGATCAGCATTATTTCCCGCGGTGGTGCGGGGGGGTACACCATGTACCTGCCCGAGAAAGATCCCAGTTATGTGACGAAAACCGCCATGTTCGAGAACATCGTTTCTCTGCTGGGCGGCCGTGTTGCCGAGCAGCTGGTTCTGGATGATATTTCGACGGGTGCATCCAGTGATCTGCAGCGCGCCACCGATACGGCTCGCGCTATGGTCACGCGGTACGGATTCTCGGAACGGATGGGACCTGTTGTGTATGGCAGCGATCCGGAACAGACTTTCCTGGGCCGTGATTTTGGGCAGGGAAAGGGATATTCCGAAGCGATTGCCTCGGAGATTGATAATGAGATCCGGGATATTGTGGATGAAGCGTATGAAACGGCACGGCGGTTGCTGACAGAGCACATGACGGAACTCCACAGAGTGGCCACCGTTTTGATGGAACGCGAAAAAATCAGCGGTGATGAATTCAGAACGCTGATGGAAGGGGGAACCCTTCCGCCGTTTGATCTGGGAAAAGGCGAGACAACAAAAGTTGCCGAACCGCAAGCGCCTGCGGCTGCCCCGGATCCCGTACAGGAAGAATCCCGTAAGCCCGATACTGCTGCCGAGCCGGACGCAGACCGACCGGACGCCCAAGAGTAAAAAGTAGGTGTTGGATCATGGATCAGAATTTTTCCCTGATGGCGCAATCCCGCGCCAATTATTACACGGCCGGCAGCCCGGTTCAGTTTGTTCGTGTGGAACTGCTGAAGGGGGATGTCACCGGTGAAGTTGCGGTATGTCTCACTTTCAAGAACGTCGGCACCGAGCCGCTGACCGGTCTGGTGGTTCATTTCAAATGCAAGGATGCCGCCGGCCAGGTGCTGTGCGAAGATGACTTTTACTACGAGCAGCTGGATGCCCAGCCGGGTGATGTTTTTGGCAGTGACGATGCTGTCTATGTCAGTGATACGCCGGTCTCCAGCGTGGAAGTGGAACAGGATCGTGCGTTCCTGAACGGACGCGGCGTGGACCTGCGCAACTACAAGCGTGTCCGTCTGCAGATGCCCCGTGTCCTGCCGGCATCCATCGCCAAAACGCTACAGCAGCGCACGGGCAACAGCATGCTGACCTGTGTCCCCCAGGATACGGAGTACGGCTGGTTCTGCGCCTGTGGTGCGTTCCATCCCAATGAGGAAAACTGCACCTATTGTTCGGAGTGCGGCGGTGACCGTGCCGGTATCAAGGCAACGCTGACCGCGATCCTGGAGGAGGCGCGCCGTGCTGCGGAGCGTCAGCAGCAGGAGATCAACTCGGTGGCAAATAACGTCGCACCGCAGCCTCAGCGTGCACCGGCCAGCAATCCCGCAGCCACAGCGGCGGCAGCCCAGGCTGCCATCGACCAGGCTGACGACGATTATGCCGAGGATGCCACCGCTACCTATGATCCGAAAGAATACGACGATCAGGACAATGCGGATATGGAGCGGGTCCGTCGTTATGCGCCCAAAGGTCATCTCTTTGACGATGAGGAAGATGACGACGAGGGTACGCAGATGTATGATACCGACGAACTAGATTACGACGATGAGGAGGACGAGGAGCCTCGCCGTAAAAAGCGCGGCCGTTATGCCGACGATGATGAGGCCAGTGAGGACGATGTGATGGCAGAACGGATCATCCATTGGGCTCCCCCCATCACGGCCATCGTCTGTGCGTTGATTATTGCCGTGTCTCTGGTGTATCATTTCGTCATTGCGTAAGGCAAAAAGCCCTTTCGGCACAATTGCAAAAGAAAACAGCCGCTGCCATTGGTTGGCAGCGGCTGTTTGTTATGCTTGGGACAAGCGGTCAAACAGTTTTACAATTTCGGGATGCTCCAGTTTGATGACCCGACCGGACAGATAGTGCAGGCTGTTCTCCGGCGGAATCCGCCCGAACGTCAGACGCTGGGCGCACAGCGCCTGGGTTTTCAGTCCGGTACGCTCATTCATCTTCCGGTTTCCGTATTTGATGTCCCCCAGGACGGGATGACCCAAGTAGGAAAGATGGGCGCGAATCTGATGTGTACGTCCGGTAATCAGACCGATCCGGCACAGGGCAAAAGGCCCGGACTGACGGATGACGGTCACTTCGGTGATGATCTGTTTGTAGCCTTCCGATTCCCGGGCGTGTATGCGGACCTTGTTGTTTTTCTCACTGTGCTGTAGCCAGGCAACATGACGGCCGATGGGAGGGGCGCCCACGGTGATGGTAAGGTATTCCTTTTTCATCAGATCGGTCCGGATGATCTCGTTCAGATCCCGCAGCGCCGGGTAGGATTTTGCGGCAAGAACCAGACCTTCGGTGCCGCGGTCCAGCCGGTTACACAAGGCGGGCGCAAAGCGCTGTTCCGCATGGGGATCATATTCACCCTTTGCCTCCAGATAGGCGGCAAAGGCATCCACCAGATTGGAATCCCCTGTGCGGTCACTGTGGCAGAGCAGATGGGCGGGCTTATAAAGTACGGCAAAATTTTGGTCCTCATATATGATC encodes the following:
- a CDS encoding ribonuclease J is translated as MEEVKPKRKVTNSRPGQASGEKNAAHRAPRSDKKTQTGTAPRKPRRRTAQPAAADIATAAQSTPAPRSRRSHSQQGQNNHGAPANNKPTRRGRRQQPHSYEMTPAIPMHICPLGGLGEVGKNITLYECQGDMILVDCGLVFPDADMFGVDLVIPDFTYVLENKDRIKGLFITHGHEDHIGSLPYLLKKFNVPIYAARLTIGLIKNKLEEHGLASSAIFHEIRPRQKVKLGCFTVEPIHVNHSIPDALAFAIECPAGIVIHTGDFKVDYTPLSGDAVTDLSTIAEYGRRGVLALLADSTNAERPGFTATEQTVAEGVRRLFARARNRRIIVATFASNIYRVQQIIDLAIESGRKVAVSGRSMVSNTEMARELGYLHAPDNVLIDIDEVNKYPPEKVVLITTGSQGEPLSALSRMAQASHRQVKVGPNDFIIISARPIPGNEKTVTKVVNGLLSLGAEVIYENMYDTHVSGHACQEEQKLMLTLAHPQFFLPVHGEFKQLKRHAETAEHLGYVPKQNIYIAENGQNIRISADGMTVENTVTAGAVMVDGYGVGDVGNVVLRDRHHLSEDGIIVVTAAVDGSNGQVLSGPDIVSRGFVYVRESEELMDGLRTQVEMALDRSLSDNMHDWASVKARVREALSSYIYRRTKRSPMILPILLEV
- a CDS encoding DHH family phosphoesterase: MKHKDGLDVAAILLLLLVALVVMVVPVALVSPRWLLVPLVLVALAFGVLWYKRRKLRAYVAEQLCSTDFENSRIQYSLTGLPIPTMLVADGRILWYNAFFREKVLNGSDVVTRPVDRVFPDLDLAVCSRPHGQDLAVGERRYTAYAGAAKGSRGASIVYLVDDTFYKQTLEEYTESRPACLIIVIDSYDELFDDMKDSEQAKELEAINSLLETYIGRSTGFLRRVSNSRYIAVVEERDVRWMIQERFDILDKVRALHPGGLTTLSIGVGHGGKTLQECHQMARESIDIALGRGGDQAAVKTVDGFEFYGGISHGVEKRSHVRSRIISRALCDLIKRSDSVIIMGHRMSDLDAVGSAIGVLRICKMCGVPAVIAINSDATLAGPLLKAFLDAGCGKDFIPPDQTLEVLTPNTLLIVVDTYQVRLLESQKIYEKCKRIVVIDHHRMAVGHIDKPLLLYHEPYASSTSELVCELLQFMPKEGNITPLEAQALLAGIMLDTRSFALHVGVRTFEAAAWLRSRGAQTAETKLLFNTSKEEYEARAHIVESAYIYKGCAIALSGELDAGMNVVLPMAANDLLTINGVDASFVAVAKNGGVNISARSMGALNVQVILEPLGGGGHLMMAGAQLQNCTLDEAEHKIREQIDLYRASQAVNAAAAPMH
- the rplI gene encoding 50S ribosomal protein L9, which gives rise to MKIILKQDVKTIGKKDEIHEVSDGYARNFLFPRGLAAPADAAALNQARTKSEAKAHHEAEARAAAQALAEKIQGQTVATKIKGGASGKLYGKVTGKEVAELLTKLTGTEIDKKKVELPSAIKEFGSYDATVRLYAGVTATFKVKVEEL
- the dnaB gene encoding replicative DNA helicase, yielding MFAVPRNEELSLSSLGIQMPYNMQAEQSILGAALMDETILNRLITDMEPEMFYSDQNRAVYETMRTLYTESEAVDIITLVNALAGAGTFASADDAKVYITHIAETVPAISNVDSYFKIVKEKYQARRLIEAARSILSETASGEDADLLLESAEQKIYDIRSGRDKSGVKTIRESILEVIDTMQKLSGADRDKFAGIPTGFNYLDTVLTGLGRSDLIILAARPGMGKTSFALNIATNVARQQKVPTIIFSLEMTCEQLTDRILSSTANIDSQAFRTGRLNNSDWNDFAQATSLLYNAPIYMDDTSGISVPEIKAKIRTINQDPKKDKIGLVIIDYLQLMQSAKRTESRVQEISDITRNLKIMAKELNVPVIALSQLSRAAEKTAGRSDHRPQLSDLRDSGSIEQDADIVLFLYRAAYYNSQNGEENQANENEAECIVAKNRHGETSVVRLGWDGAHTRFSNLDVTHEF
- the tilS gene encoding tRNA lysidine(34) synthetase TilS, producing the protein MSSEDEKVIQHVEETLLAYCRQQGLFKSGDRVIAACSGGADSMALLLFLLRRRRDLEIEVLATHVNHGIRGVNAIADANFVTAFCRQNGVELFLYDAVKEGVQIPQQPSEEWARGLRYGWFDQLAVQEEAFIATAHTMSDQVETVLFRMARGTGVHGMAGIPPRRGYYVRPCLCLTRGETEAYCAALGQNYVQDETNAEDTYARNRIRHHAIPALQYANPAAEVAIARLCRQMRDLDRWLTGEAAALLQAASMEKGYDVSVLRRAEGPVLDAALRSLISPVRDAEEKYITLLRFLLQRGEGALQLTPEVTYKVKNGILFRLTPGGIRPLPAPPQPFSEGQFFLPGGYFVEFRRVKYEEFLKNQPIFKKDLNCCADCAKIQKNLQLRTRLPGDFFRPAGRHVRKTLKKYYNELGIPQDERPLLPLLADGSEVLWLWGSGFAEGVAPDPYTNEVWMVRTEKAEEDE
- the hpt gene encoding hypoxanthine phosphoribosyltransferase; the encoded protein is MQSMDQDIDHILVSEEQLQNKVAELGAQISRDYEGRDLLMVSILKGSVVFMADLMRAVKIPCGIDFMVVSSYGGANTMSTGLVKIVKDLDADLTGKDVLIVEDILDTGITLSHLLPVLRMRNPRSVRLCTILSKPSRRKAEIEPDYLGFEVPDEFVVGYGLDYDEKYRNLPYVGVLKPEVYSK
- the ftsH gene encoding ATP-dependent zinc metalloprotease FtsH — its product is MVLILFFVSLSPLLSASAANHINYSEIYYYFENQQVTSYRLDMGTNKLEMWLKEGKIALPDTTVQSEDQQTGGLLNNLGNSEDEVLPANGGTVYVVYKLPYGVDFNTGKISDFIDAYNEANPDAPMIFDYVAAKTSIPWLEIIFYVVMLGSLGMLFMSMYRGGAGGGIMNVGRAKVKDQQENQRKATFADVAGADEEKAELQEVVEFLKAPSKFNSLGARIPHGVLLVGPPGTGKTLLARACAGEAGVPFYAISGSDFVEMYVGVGASRVRDLFEKAKKTMPSIVFIDEIDAVGRQRGAGLGGGHDEREQTLNQLLVEMDGFDANDGVIVMAATNRADILDKALLRPGRFDRQVYVGLPDVKGREEILKVHTKNKPLGPDVSLKTIARSTAGFSGADLENLVNEAALLAARRGKKAITEPEIEEASVKVMMGPEKKSHVVTDDERRLVAYHETGHAITGYFGKHHDPVHQISIISRGGAGGYTMYLPEKDPSYVTKTAMFENIVSLLGGRVAEQLVLDDISTGASSDLQRATDTARAMVTRYGFSERMGPVVYGSDPEQTFLGRDFGQGKGYSEAIASEIDNEIRDIVDEAYETARRLLTEHMTELHRVATVLMEREKISGDEFRTLMEGGTLPPFDLGKGETTKVAEPQAPAAAPDPVQEESRKPDTAAEPDADRPDAQE
- a CDS encoding RluA family pseudouridine synthase, producing the protein MKSFTAGPNENGVRLSRFVESVTHQLPRSMMYKAFRNKRIKVNGKRAEPDTRLSAGDLVEMYINDEFFPAHPVGAKPKPPRRQPPVTIIYEDQNFAVLYKPAHLLCHSDRTGDSNLVDAFAAYLEAKGEYDPHAEQRFAPALCNRLDRGTEGLVLAAKSYPALRDLNEIIRTDLMKKEYLTITVGAPPIGRHVAWLQHSEKNNKVRIHARESEGYKQIITEVTVIRQSGPFALCRIGLITGRTHQIRAHLSYLGHPVLGDIKYGNRKMNERTGLKTQALCAQRLTFGRIPPENSLHYLSGRVIKLEHPEIVKLFDRLSQA